AGAGCCCCCAAGGGGGCCAGAATTTGGTGCTGGATTGACTACATGTGGCCCTGGGATGGGCAGAAGAGTCCCAGAGGCCAAAGGCTCCTGGGGAACCGACTCACTTTCCTCTCCATGTCTGACTTCCCCTGTTCGGCCTGCAGCGCCTTCCTCATGCCAAACGCCACACTGCTCTCGTACAGGGTCTGGTAGGCGGCGATGGTCATGCGGATCTCGTCCCGGACACGCAGCAATAGCAGCCCTCGCTCCGCACAGTTAATGGTGACCTCACGGATCAGCTCATCTTCCAAGGCACACACACAGCGAGGTCACAGAAGGCAGGTGGGAGGGGAAAAGTCTACTGCAAACCACACACTCTGGTGTGTGTCCTCCTCAGTGGGAGAGGCCTCGGGGAGGGGACTTCAGTGGCCCCCGGGGCCTTGCCATGTGGCCACTGCTCTGAACTTGGCACTTGAGGGTACAGGCCATCAGCAAGCCCCGTTTGGCCGGCACAATGGGAGATGAGCCCAGGCTTGTTTGCAGCCATGGGACTCCTCTTCCACCATCAGGCAGAAACTGGGTGCTGTTCAAAGAAATCTGACTTTTCAATTTGAAGATGGTGGCTGTTTTAAAGCAGCTGGGAAATCCGATGTGCCCCCTTGGCTGGACTGCTTTGGGGCTGGAAACAGGGTCTAGGGCTTGCCCACCCATCTCTGTAAATGCTGACTTGGAGGGCAAACCACACTCAGACCAGAATCACACTTGGACAGAAGAGAGCCTGCAAGCCCCCTGCAGCTGCCTCAGGGTTTGGACGTGCTTTGCATTTCCAAGTCCGCGTGGGCCAGTGAGACTGGACTGAGGGCCCGCCATCTGACACTGCCACCCGAGGAGGGAGATCTCAAATCCCTGTGTCTGTTGGTTAACAACAAATTACCCTGCAATATTTTTCTAGACCAAGGGCTGAATGTTGAAGGACGAATATAAATATAGAACATTAactttttctgattaaaaaactAACACGTGCTTGTTATAGAAACCTTTggtaaaaacaaagatttaaaatggAAGTTCTTACTCCAAACAGCTGCTCAGGGATGAAGAACCCGGTTGTCAGGAACACGGTAACTGGTAGGGAaggtgggctgggagggggaagagggtgcaGTTAGCAGTTCCTGGGTAGGGCAGGTGGGGGCGACAGACATTCCAGGATGGGGTTTCAGCTCCAGGGACTCCGGGCCTGGTTCCATGCTAGGGGAAGGGAAGGCGTACACTCCCCTGCAGATGGCTCACCAAAACACTGCGAGTACAGCTCCCGGCGCACGGGGCAGATGCCGGTCTCCCGGGCCTGGCGCTGCTGCAGCTTCAGGTCCAGCTGCTCCTGGAGGTGCACCACGTCCATCCTGGTGCTGGGGGTGCTGGACACCTGCTGGATCCATAGCTGCATGTCCTCCACCCACTCCCTGAAGCACAGACACAGCCAGGCTGAGCCAACCCCATTCACCAGAGAGGGTCCTTGGGCCATGAGCAGAGATGGCCATTGGTGTTCTCTGCCTGCCAGGAGTGAGGGGCAGGCAGCTCTGTCCTCGACCCACCAGaatcctccatctctctctctctctctcttccttgagGAGTGTGCAGCTCCAAAGCCACACCCACTGTGCACCCTCCACAGGGCCCTTACCTTGGGGCTGGGCAATACCTTGGGGCTGGGCAGTCTTCACCCTCCCACTATCCTCCATGAAGTTATCACCCCTGGCCCAGATCTTATGCTCCTAACACTCTGAGGACAGATTTATGGTGGTTGTTGCTTGATCTGAACAGAGGGTCCAATGGGAGTTTCCACTGACTTGAGGGGTGGGAGACACAGGGGACCATGACCCTTGTGCCGGCCAAAAAGAGGTGAACATATGTATTGGAGGATGTATGTATAGGGGTCCTCCATATGTGTCAGAGACAGCCAGTTTTTGGAATCACGAGGGGGAGGCTGAGGGCAGAACGGCCACAAGGGAGAGGATTCCATGCATAGCTGAGAGGGAATCAAGTGAAAAATCACCCTCCCTTCCATCTCAGAGGAGACTGTGGTCTGTCTTTTACTGTTTCCCCTTTCCATCATAACTTAAAGACTGCTGTCAACttagtatataaaaatagttGAAAGGCATGTCAGATGGTGATCAATGTGGCTGCAGAAGAAAGAAGCACGGTGAGGGGATGGTGAAGAAAGGGGCTCTCCTTTTGTAAAGGAATCTGAAGGAAAGCCTGCCTCCTCACGGCAATGATATTTGAGCAAGATCTGAATGAAGAAACAAGGAAACCAGGTGGATATGGGGGGAAGAGGATCATGGGCAGTGAGAAGGTCCTAAGGCAGGGGGAATGTCACTGAAGTGTTTCAGAAACAGCAAGCAGAGGCCCCCGTGGCATTAGCACTGTGAACAAGGAAGAGAATAACAGGACATGAAATCATGGATACATCAAGGGCCAGATCATGCCCGGTCTTCCGGGTCATTGTAAGGACTCTGGATTTTCATCTGAGAAAGATGGGGAGCCACTAAAGAGTTTCTGGCTGAAGACTGCCATGATCTGACTTATGATATCAGGGCTGTGTGGGGATGGATTATAGGAGCAAAGAGGGGAAGCAGAGTTTTCAGGTAGGAGGCTGTTGCAGTAGTGCAGGTGACAGTGATGGGAACAAGATAATGGAAGCAGAGTGAAAAGCGGTCAgatctggaaaataatttgaaggtagagccaaAAGAATTCGATGAAGAATAGGACACATGATGTGAGAGACCAAAGGGAATGAAAGGTGGCCTGAACCCCTAGTGGAAAGGAGCAGACCGAGGATGAGCTGGttaggggaagaaagaaattatgaTTTAGTTTGGACCTGCTGAGTTTGAGACGTCTGTTAGACATCTTCGTGAAGGTAATGAGGAAGGAGCAGAATATATACATCTGGAGTTTAAGGGAGACAACAGGGCTGGAAATAGACAGGAGGGAGCCATCAGcatatagatggtatttaaagccacaaGCCTAGTGACAGCACTCAGGAAACAATGGTAGATAGGGATCATCACCCCACACCCTCCCAGGATCCAGCCACCTGCAAGTTCGAGGAACTCCGGACTGTTGGGAGGAAATCCCAGCCAGAAACAGAGATAGGATACCTCCTCTCACACTCCCAAGTCCTGGGATGAGAGGCCTGGGCTTCCTCCCAGCCACTGCTCCTATTTTCTTACCTTGGGGGCAGGATGGCATTCAAGATTTCTTCTGCCTGCTTTGTAGGATCTGGGACACAGGAAGTTGAGGGGAGCTTGGTCTTTGGTGGCTGTGGGACAGGACCTGAGGGTCCAGGCTGCTGGGGGCTGACTTTCAGTGGCCGTGCCTGTGAAGTTAGGGCAGGAGATGATTTAGACACTCAATTCCATGCATCCTGGCCCTCTGGGTTGCTCCAGATCTCCGGCACAACTCTCCCCTATTCCCAGATCACTCTCCCCCCCATCTGTCTTCTCAGCAGAAGTTATGTTTCAGAGGTGAAGTAAGCCATGTAGTCTCTGGTCCTACCCCAACCCAATGCTTGTAGCTccttgaacagatatttctggCACAGTTGCTCAGGCCTCTGCTTTCACACGTCTAGTGATGGGGCAATCACTACCCGATCCATTCTTGGACCCTGCTACCCTGATAAAGGGTGAGCCCCAACCATCTCCCTGTGACTTTCTTCCCCACCCGAAATCTGCCCTTTGGGGTCACCTAACATCTGGGCTTCTTGTACAGCTCTCCCAACCTCCTTCCCCAGTCCTATTTCCTTTACTCCCAGTCGCTACAGCCTCTGTTCCTCAGGACTCCCGATCCTCAAGGCAGGGATCTGCCTTTCCCATGGAAGATTTCTGCTCCCCCACCCTCTGAGACCCGTCCTTACTTTGGGGCTCCGTTTCTCCGTGTTCCGGCTCACCAATACCGGGGTGTCATACTTGAGCAGAGAGTCCGCAGGGGGGATCATGGCGGCGGCCGGGGTAGTAGCCCAGCAGTGGCCCTCCAGCCAAGGCCTTGTTTTTTGTCACCATGGAAACCTCCTCTCAACCCTCATGGCCTGGGCGGGGCTTCGGAATGGGGCGGGGCCAGCAGCGCGCGAGTTCCTCTCTGCGCGGCTTTCCTGGAAAGTTCTCCCGTGCTAATCTTGTCAGGCCGCCAGCTCACCCGGTCTCCTCTGTACTCTCGGAAGCAGGGGAAACAAGGGTTCTGAATCCCTGCGCTACGTTTTTGCTCGCGATTTGAATAAGGTGCAGATCACCTTCGCTGACCCTCGATTTTGTCACCTGCAAAATCTGACTCCTCAGTGATGAGTGGGGACGATTCCCAGATGAAGGCATCTAAAGTTCCCaggttttaaaaagtatgtttttaattaaatggaGAAATGGCACATAACAGAAAGTGTAGGAACAGAGGGAAAATACTAATGATTTGCCCATGGGCTACCATCTATGattgcatttccttttcttcctttttccttcgtATTTCCAAACGTAAATGTAATCACAGTCTGCGCACAATTTTATATCCTCCTTCCGTTTAACAACCCAGGGCTTTTTTCCATTTGTCATAGAGAGTTTATAAATAGCATTACGAAAGGCTGCATAACATCTTTCCTACTGCTAGGAGTGTAGGCTGTCCCTGTGTTTAGTAATGACTAATAACGCGGCACCAAACAATACTGAGAGTAACTTTTCCCCGAAAGTTTGTTTTGGAGGAAACTTAAAAGTCCCGCCACCTGAGTCGGGTGACTAAGGTCCCGCCCACTCCGGCATCGTATCGCGTTATCTCCGCCGCGAGGGTTTCTGGGAGAGCGCGCACCCGGAAGCGGAAGTCCAAGGATCAAGCCCGTCATTTCCTTCAGGGAGAGGAGTGCAACGGACTTGTTTTTACTTGGCTCCGTGAATCTCAGCATGAAGGAGGTGAAGACTGAGCGGGAGCGGGGAAGTCGGCGAAGGCACCGGGACGAGGACATGGTGGCGCCGGCTGCGGCGGTGGTGGTGAAGCAGGAGCGCCTCAGCCCGGAATCCGCGCCTCCCGTCCACCGCCGCCCGGACTCCTCCGGCGGTAGCCCATCCCCGCCGGCTGGCGAGTCGGGCCGCCCCGGTCACCGCGGGAACCGAGCCCGAGGAGGTAGCCGGTAAGTGGGAAGCAGCCCGGGGAGGACCTTCGGTCGGCCTCATTGAGAAAGGAGGACGCGGCAACTTGGGCTTCATTCTAAAGCGATGGGAGTGACTGGTCGTGCTTGTGTTAAAGAACGTTTACTCCGGTACCTGTCATTGCGTTATAGTTGGGCGTTAAGCGCCTCATGCCTGTTGGGCAGCATCTCGACCCTACATTTCTGTGTGCCCAGCATTTGGCTGAGTATGGCCCAGCCGATAGCCCTGATAATTTAAGTTGAAAGATTTTTCCCATCTGCCTGCAAATGGAGTGCGGGCGTTATGTTTTAAGTTACCTGCACCGAAAAGTTTACACATCGAGGGCCTAGGCGATCTAGCTATAGATACtctctaagggggaaaaaagttgtcTCTTGTTAGACTCGtccctttattcattcattcattcaacatagttttaCTTAGTACCCATTATGTGCTAAAGATTGCTCTGGGTATTGGGGCCGCAAGGGTGAACATGATAGGTGGTCTCTGCTGTGGCGACATTGACGTTCTCTGGCCCTGGGACGAaatagcaaacaaataaacaaaatagtttCAGTTAGTAACAAGTCTTAGGGATAGGTTAAAACAGTAATGTAATGGTGAGAGAGCAAGGGAAGTGGTTCTCCTGAACCACTCTGAAAAGTCAGCCATCTGTGCTGAGACCTAAATGGTAAGAACAGTCCAGCCTTGTAAAGatctaggcagaggaaacagcccaTGCAAAGAACCTGAAGTGAAATTAATTGTGATCCTCCTAGAAATAGGGGTGGAAGTGGAAGTCCAGTTATCCAGTGATCAAAGGAGAGTGGTAGAAATGAGGGAGGATGGGACCAGAGGACTTGCTGATTGATAGAGTGATTGTGTGGACGGAGTTGTGTGGAGGGGCTGTTGCTGgtgagggaaaaaagaatcaaGAGTGACTTCTAGGTTTTTGGCTTGAGGAACAGGGTAGATGGTGATGCCGATTACCTAGATG
The Camelus dromedarius isolate mCamDro1 chromosome 14, mCamDro1.pat, whole genome shotgun sequence genome window above contains:
- the DNALI1 gene encoding axonemal dynein light intermediate polypeptide 1, which produces MIPPADSLLKYDTPVLVSRNTEKRSPKARPLKVSPQQPGPSGPVPQPPKTKLPSTSCVPDPTKQAEEILNAILPPREWVEDMQLWIQQVSSTPSTRMDVVHLQEQLDLKLQQRQARETGICPVRRELYSQCFDELIREVTINCAERGLLLLRVRDEIRMTIAAYQTLYESSVAFGMRKALQAEQGKSDMERKIAELESEKRDLERQVNEQKAKCEATEKRESERRQVEEKKHNEEIQFLKRTNQQLKAQLEGIIAPKK